In the Drosophila takahashii strain IR98-3 E-12201 chromosome 3R, DtakHiC1v2, whole genome shotgun sequence genome, one interval contains:
- the Sfxn1-3 gene encoding sideroflexin-1-3 isoform X2, producing MSPLPRVNIDEPKYDQNSYLGRAKHFFLLTNPINVLASPAKLEEARQIVLKYRAGKDVPECKSIDDVWRAKYLYDSAFHPETGEKQIVIGRMAAQMPMNTIITGGMMAFYKSTAAVVFWQWCNQTFNAIVNYTNRSGTSPISQPQLITSYCLATGGALATALSLNRAVRNMNPLVGRLVPLVAVGAANCINIPCMRMQELRNGITLLDENNNEMGISQKAAVVGISTVILSRIAMAIPGMREQPAEMNLL from the exons ATGAGCCCCCTCCCCAGAGTCAACATCGACGAGCCGAAATATGATCAGAACTCGTATTTGGGCAGGGCCAAGCACTTCTTCCTGCTCACCAACCCGATCAACGTGCTGGCCTCCCCTGCGAAACTGGAGGAGGCACGCCAGATCGTGCTAAAGTATCGGGCCG GCAAGGATGTGCCCGAGTGCAAGAGCATTGACGACGTATGGCGCGCGAAGTACCTGTACGATTCGGCGTTCCATCCGGAGACAGGCGAAAAGCAGATAGTCATAGGTCGCATGGCGGCGCAGATGCCCATGAACACGATCATCACCGGCG GCATGATGGCCTTCTACAAAAGCACGGCCGCCGTCGTCTTCTGGCAGTGGTGTAATCAGACGTTCAACGCTATTGTCAACTACACGAACCGCTCGGGCACCTCCCCCATCAGCCAGCC GCAATTGATCACCTCTTACTGCTTGGCAACCGGCGGAGCTTTGGCCACAGCCCTGTCCCTGAACCGGGCGGTGAGGAATATGAATCCGCTTGTTGGCCGCCTGGTCCCCTTGGTAGCAGTGGGAGCGGCAAATTGCATAAATATCCCTTGCATGCGGATGCA GGAGCTGCGAAACGGTATCACGCTATTGGACGAAAACAACAACGAGATGGGAATTTCACAGAAGGCGGCCGTTGTGGGCATCTCGACCGTTATCCTGAGTCGAATCGCCATGGCCATTCCGGGAATGa